One Flavobacterium cerinum genomic window, TCGATTTGTTGGATAAAAACTGGTAATGTTACTGCATTGGAAAAAGACACTTATAAAACGCTTGCTTCTCCTTCAGAAGAGATACTCTATAAAGAAAAAAACAGTAAATTTTTTGGTTATGCCTTCCCTATTACATCAGAAGACGATGTAAAAATCCTATTGGATGACCTAAAAAAGCAACATCATAGCGCCCGACACTGGTGTTATGCCTTTCAAACCGGCACTGAAAAAATTTATTTTCGCGCTAACGATGACGGAGAACCTAATAACTCAGCCGGTATGCCAATATACGGTCAGATACAATCATTTGATGTAACCAATGTACTCGTTGTTGTTGTGCGTTATTTCGGCGGTGTAAAATTAGGCGTAGGCGGATTAATTTCAGCTTATAAAACAGCCGCTCAGATGGCATTGGAAGTTTCCGAAATAACAGAACGCACAATCGACATCCATTACCTGATTCGTTTTGATTATAAAAACATGAATAAAGTAATGCGGGTTATCAAGGAAAAAAATCTGGATATTATTTCACAAAAAATGGAAATGAGTTGTGAGATTGAAATCGCAACCCGAAAAAAAAATGCCGAAATGATTTTCGACATTTTTACTAATCTTTATGAAGTAGAAATTCTTGAAAAAGAGTAAACTTTTTTAGTTTTCAACAAAGGCAGTTAACTTTTCCGTAACATAAGCCGGAGGCAAAGTCGGCCTTCCCGTTTTCATATCCACAAACACCAAAACGGAGTTCCCTGTTGTTAATAACTCTCCTTCTTCATTGTATATTTCATAGTCAAATTCGATCTTAACAGAGGTCTGACTTTTGAAGATTGTTTTCACCGTTAGCAGATCGTCGTAACGTGCCGGTTTACGGTAATTCATACTCAGTGAGACCACCGGTAACATAATTCCGTTTTCTTCCATCCATTTATAAGAAAGTCCCAGATTTCTAAGCCATT contains:
- a CDS encoding IMPACT family protein, whose protein sequence is MEKDTYKTLASPSEEILYKEKNSKFFGYAFPITSEDDVKILLDDLKKQHHSARHWCYAFQTGTEKIYFRANDDGEPNNSAGMPIYGQIQSFDVTNVLVVVVRYFGGVKLGVGGLISAYKTAAQMALEVSEITERTIDIHYLIRFDYKNMNKVMRVIKEKNLDIISQKMEMSCEIEIATRKKNAEMIFDIFTNLYEVEILEKE
- a CDS encoding acyl-CoA thioesterase, which encodes MKEYQFQVRVRYAETDQMGVVYHGNYAQYFEMGRVEWLRNLGLSYKWMEENGIMLPVVSLSMNYRKPARYDDLLTVKTIFKSQTSVKIEFDYEIYNEEGELLTTGNSVLVFVDMKTGRPTLPPAYVTEKLTAFVEN